The Leucobacter chromiiresistens genome has a window encoding:
- a CDS encoding PadR family transcriptional regulator encodes MQQSFNSFGFGAGAAGESLWEAMDQLRTGFEKRAGSRMARGDVRAAVLALLAEEPMHGYQIIREIERRSGGEWKPSAGSVYPALQMLADEGLISAEESNGRKTYALTDAGGEAVAAGEANAPWEASAQRAPKRHGALAQAGFELAQAAAQVGRTGSAEQVAEAVEVLEDARRRLYSILAQG; translated from the coding sequence ATGCAACAGTCGTTCAATTCATTCGGGTTCGGTGCCGGCGCAGCCGGCGAGTCGCTGTGGGAGGCGATGGACCAGCTGCGCACCGGCTTCGAGAAGCGGGCCGGATCGCGGATGGCGCGCGGCGACGTGCGCGCCGCGGTGCTGGCGCTGCTCGCCGAGGAGCCCATGCACGGGTATCAGATCATCCGGGAGATCGAGCGCCGCAGCGGGGGCGAGTGGAAGCCGAGCGCGGGGTCGGTCTACCCGGCGCTCCAGATGCTCGCCGACGAGGGCTTGATCTCGGCGGAGGAGTCGAACGGGCGGAAGACCTACGCGCTCACCGACGCCGGTGGCGAGGCCGTGGCCGCCGGAGAGGCGAACGCTCCGTGGGAGGCGTCCGCCCAGCGGGCGCCGAAGCGGCACGGCGCACTCGCGCAGGCGGGCTTCGAACTGGCCCAGGCCGCGGCGCAGGTGGGCCGGACGGGGAGCGCGGAGCAGGTCGCGGAAGCGGTCGAGGTGCTGGAGGACGCCCGCCGTCGCCTGTACAGCATTCTCGCTCAGGGCTGA
- a CDS encoding TetR/AcrR family transcriptional regulator: MARDTPDRRAQIVHAAIDDIIELGVHRATHRSIAARAAVPPGSLTYYFGGLHEIFEAAFRDMYTDMSREYRARLERATTVDAAIDAVVDLIAGDYVDDRQMRALFEMYSFGSVNATVREYCHDWMRLSRSSLAMHFPERTARALDALIEGWPMHRYFERRDLDRTYVRDVVQAVVRLG, from the coding sequence ATGGCCCGCGACACCCCCGACCGACGCGCGCAGATCGTGCACGCTGCGATCGACGACATCATCGAGCTCGGCGTGCACCGCGCCACGCACCGATCCATCGCCGCCCGCGCGGCGGTGCCGCCCGGTTCGCTGACCTACTACTTCGGAGGGCTGCACGAGATCTTCGAGGCGGCGTTCCGCGATATGTACACCGATATGTCGCGGGAGTACCGGGCGCGACTCGAGCGGGCGACGACCGTCGATGCGGCGATCGACGCCGTCGTCGATCTCATCGCGGGCGACTATGTGGACGATCGGCAGATGCGGGCGCTCTTCGAGATGTACTCCTTCGGCAGCGTCAACGCCACCGTGCGCGAGTACTGCCACGACTGGATGCGGCTCAGCCGATCCTCGCTCGCGATGCACTTCCCCGAGCGCACGGCCCGCGCTCTCGACGCGCTGATCGAGGGGTGGCCGATGCATCGGTACTTCGAGCGCCGCGACCTCGACCGGACGTACGTGCGCGATGTGGTGCAGGCCGTCGTGCGCCTCGGCTGA
- a CDS encoding ABC1 kinase family protein, whose amino-acid sequence MSPDVASSGALPTEIDRARYRRILRFASRHLAHAWWFELVLPRFGLQRITERTRPRRMRKFARAFHGLAVELGGLMIKVGQFMSSRLDVLPPEITAELEGLQDEVPPEPFADIRRLAEAELGVPLTTVFAHVEHEPLAAASLGQAHAAILAPSLAEDVGFSNAVLKVQRPGIDGIVAVDLAALRKVGRWLSHVRLVSRRVDMPSLVEEFAVTSLEEIDYLQEAANAERFRENFAGSAGVAVPEIVWERTSRRVLTLQDVSAIKVTDIDALRAAGVDPHDVALRFAAVMFDQLFTHAFFHADPHPGNVFVTPDDDAPEGWRLTFIDFGMMGEVPAGTRGALRSMLIAAATRDGRGLVAAMREVGVLLPTADATELERAMTQLFARFGGMGFADLREVDPREFRDFGHEFSDVIRTLPFQLPENFLLIIRAISLTSGVCSSLDPKFNLWDAIEPYAQQLIREERGNVVGDAARRALDAARAFALLPGRIGSTLDRIDGGELEVRSPQLEQRVRRAEARRRNQTPAILFGSLLISGALIRDADAALSTAFMLGSLAPLGAVVVNALRGR is encoded by the coding sequence GTGTCGCCTGACGTCGCGTCGAGCGGCGCCCTTCCGACCGAGATCGACCGCGCCAGGTACCGGCGCATCCTCCGGTTCGCATCGCGGCACCTCGCGCACGCCTGGTGGTTCGAGCTCGTGCTGCCGAGATTCGGGCTGCAGCGTATCACCGAGCGCACGCGCCCGCGGCGGATGCGGAAGTTCGCGCGGGCGTTCCACGGACTCGCCGTCGAGCTCGGCGGGCTCATGATCAAGGTGGGGCAGTTCATGTCGTCGCGCCTCGACGTGCTGCCGCCCGAGATCACCGCAGAACTCGAGGGCCTGCAGGACGAGGTGCCCCCGGAGCCGTTCGCCGACATCCGGCGCCTCGCGGAGGCGGAGCTCGGGGTGCCGCTCACGACCGTGTTCGCGCACGTGGAGCACGAGCCGCTCGCGGCCGCCTCGCTCGGTCAGGCCCACGCGGCGATCCTCGCCCCGTCGCTGGCGGAGGACGTCGGCTTCTCGAACGCCGTGCTGAAGGTGCAGCGGCCCGGCATCGACGGGATCGTGGCGGTCGATCTCGCCGCGCTGCGCAAGGTGGGTCGCTGGCTGAGCCACGTGCGCCTCGTATCGCGCCGCGTCGACATGCCGTCGCTCGTCGAGGAGTTCGCGGTGACGAGCCTCGAGGAGATCGACTACCTGCAGGAGGCGGCCAATGCGGAGCGCTTCCGCGAGAACTTCGCGGGAAGCGCGGGGGTCGCCGTGCCCGAGATCGTCTGGGAGCGCACCAGCCGCCGCGTGCTCACGCTGCAAGACGTCTCGGCGATCAAGGTGACCGACATCGACGCCCTGCGGGCCGCAGGAGTCGACCCGCACGACGTCGCGCTGCGGTTCGCGGCCGTCATGTTCGACCAGCTGTTCACGCACGCCTTCTTCCACGCCGACCCGCACCCCGGCAACGTCTTCGTCACCCCCGACGACGACGCTCCGGAGGGGTGGCGGCTCACCTTCATCGACTTCGGGATGATGGGGGAGGTGCCGGCGGGCACCCGTGGGGCACTCCGCTCCATGCTGATCGCCGCTGCGACGCGGGACGGCAGGGGCCTCGTCGCCGCGATGCGAGAGGTCGGCGTACTGCTGCCCACCGCCGACGCCACTGAGCTCGAGCGGGCGATGACGCAGCTCTTCGCGCGATTCGGGGGCATGGGGTTCGCCGACCTCCGGGAGGTCGACCCGCGCGAGTTCCGCGACTTCGGGCACGAGTTCAGCGACGTGATCCGCACCCTTCCGTTCCAGCTGCCCGAGAACTTCCTGCTCATCATCCGGGCGATCTCCCTCACCTCCGGGGTGTGCAGCTCCCTCGACCCGAAGTTCAACCTGTGGGATGCGATCGAGCCCTACGCGCAGCAGCTCATCCGGGAGGAGCGCGGCAACGTGGTGGGGGACGCGGCCCGTCGCGCTCTCGACGCGGCTCGGGCCTTCGCACTCCTGCCGGGGCGGATCGGATCGACGCTCGACCGCATCGACGGCGGTGAACTCGAAGTGCGCTCGCCGCAGCTCGAGCAGCGCGTGCGACGCGCCGAGGCGAGACGCCGGAATCAGACCCCGGCGATCCTCTTCGGATCGCTGCTCATCAGCGGTGCGCTGATCCGCGACGCCGACGCGGCGCTCAGCACCGCCTTCATGCTCGGCTCGCTCGCCCCGCTCGGAGCGGTCGTGGTCAACGCCCTGCGGGGCCGGTAG
- a CDS encoding putative immunity protein: MAADDFVLAPEELRAVARFAASCASRVLPDFEAVAPHDSRPREALDAARVFAEGAPRSNRQRTAAFAAHRAAREAPDERARLAALACGDAAAAAYLHPIARASQVGHILRAAACAAIVHESRPGAEPGSEVRALIALAGQSVPAILRRYPPAPEGRTRLAQVMGEIDAALRSGAGAPPTDGASGA; the protein is encoded by the coding sequence ATGGCTGCAGACGACTTCGTGCTCGCTCCCGAGGAGTTGCGCGCGGTGGCCCGGTTCGCCGCTTCGTGCGCGTCGCGCGTGCTGCCCGACTTCGAGGCCGTCGCGCCGCACGATTCGCGACCGCGGGAGGCGCTCGACGCGGCACGCGTCTTCGCGGAGGGCGCTCCCCGCTCGAATCGGCAGCGCACTGCGGCGTTCGCGGCGCACCGCGCTGCTCGGGAGGCCCCGGACGAGCGAGCTCGGCTGGCGGCGCTCGCCTGCGGAGACGCCGCGGCCGCGGCCTATCTCCATCCGATCGCGCGGGCGTCACAGGTCGGCCACATCCTGCGCGCCGCGGCGTGCGCCGCGATCGTGCACGAGTCGCGGCCGGGAGCTGAGCCCGGGAGCGAGGTGCGCGCCCTGATCGCCCTCGCCGGGCAGTCCGTGCCGGCGATCCTGCGCCGGTATCCGCCCGCCCCGGAGGGGCGCACGCGGCTCGCGCAGGTGATGGGCGAGATCGATGCCGCGCTCAGAAGCGGCGCTGGCGCGCCGCCGACCGATGGCGCATCGGGCGCGTGA
- a CDS encoding Ku protein: MRAIWTGAITFGLVNVPVKLFSATEDHDVELHQVHARDGGRIRYQRRCEVCGEAVEYADIDRAYVEDDETVVLTKEELEAIPQERNREISVVEFVPTDQLDPIMFEKSYFLRPAGKSAKAYVLLRRTLEQTDRTAIVQFALRQKTRIAALRVRDDVLVVQNLLWPDEVREAEFPELDERVRITAKELQLSAALVKSFSGDFDATDFHDEYQEELRQLVRAKLAAGDALDTEATFGDAEEEDGSDAEVIDLMAALKESVQRSRAAKKAGGRRGAGGASSAKGAARSGSAGKRTAAKKSSAKKPAAKKASAKKPAAKKAEPKKPAAKRASAKRSTAKSDRRAS; encoded by the coding sequence ATGAGAGCCATATGGACCGGGGCGATCACCTTCGGGCTCGTCAATGTGCCGGTGAAGCTGTTCAGCGCGACCGAGGATCACGACGTGGAGCTGCACCAGGTGCACGCGCGCGACGGCGGGCGCATCCGGTACCAGCGGCGCTGCGAGGTGTGCGGCGAAGCCGTGGAGTACGCCGACATCGATCGCGCGTACGTGGAGGACGACGAGACCGTCGTGCTCACGAAGGAGGAGCTCGAAGCCATTCCGCAGGAGCGCAACCGCGAGATCTCCGTGGTCGAGTTCGTTCCCACCGATCAGCTCGACCCGATCATGTTCGAGAAGAGCTACTTCCTGCGCCCCGCGGGCAAGTCGGCGAAGGCGTACGTGCTGCTGCGGCGCACGCTCGAGCAGACCGACCGCACGGCCATCGTGCAGTTCGCGCTGCGGCAGAAAACGCGGATCGCGGCCCTCCGCGTGCGCGACGACGTGCTCGTCGTGCAGAATCTGCTGTGGCCCGACGAGGTGCGCGAAGCGGAGTTCCCCGAACTCGACGAGCGGGTGCGCATCACGGCGAAGGAGCTGCAGCTCTCGGCGGCGCTCGTGAAGAGCTTCAGCGGCGACTTCGACGCGACCGACTTCCACGACGAATACCAGGAGGAGCTGCGCCAACTGGTGCGCGCCAAACTCGCAGCGGGTGACGCGCTCGATACGGAGGCCACGTTCGGCGACGCCGAGGAGGAGGACGGGTCGGACGCAGAGGTGATCGACCTCATGGCGGCGCTGAAGGAGAGCGTGCAGCGTTCTCGGGCGGCGAAGAAGGCCGGAGGCAGGCGTGGGGCCGGGGGCGCGTCCTCGGCGAAGGGCGCCGCCCGCTCGGGCTCCGCGGGGAAGCGGACTGCCGCGAAGAAATCCTCGGCGAAGAAGCCCGCGGCGAAGAAGGCCTCGGCGAAGAAGCCCGCGGCGAAGAAGGCTGAGCCGAAGAAGCCCGCGGCGAAACGGGCCTCCGCGAAGCGGAGCACGGCGAAGTCGGATCGCCGGGCCAGCTGA
- a CDS encoding PP2C family protein-serine/threonine phosphatase codes for MPGLEIAAAAVARGHLSGDFYDLMPREGALRLTLADAMGKGAGPAIVAAGVRAALRTAPERGIAAATAGADRLVEEDLGDTGMFVTAVHADIDTRTGAIDLVDAGHGLGLLVRADGTWEHLRSAGLPLGMGAGEVAEREPVRTVLGQGDCFACSSDGLLDVLDPEAPFAQFAQIVGEHGPEGAVRAVVGLARDAKASDDITVLVVRRTA; via the coding sequence GTGCCCGGACTCGAGATCGCCGCCGCCGCCGTCGCGCGAGGCCACCTGTCGGGCGACTTCTACGATCTCATGCCTCGGGAGGGCGCGCTGCGGTTGACCCTGGCCGACGCCATGGGCAAGGGCGCCGGCCCGGCGATCGTCGCCGCGGGCGTGCGCGCCGCTCTGCGCACGGCCCCCGAGCGCGGGATCGCCGCGGCCACGGCCGGCGCCGACCGCCTCGTCGAAGAGGATCTCGGCGATACCGGCATGTTCGTCACCGCCGTGCACGCCGACATCGACACCCGCACCGGGGCGATCGATCTCGTCGACGCCGGGCACGGGCTCGGCCTCTTGGTGCGCGCCGACGGCACCTGGGAGCACCTGCGCTCCGCCGGCCTGCCCCTCGGCATGGGCGCGGGCGAGGTGGCCGAGCGCGAACCGGTGCGCACGGTTCTCGGCCAGGGCGATTGCTTCGCCTGCAGCAGCGACGGCCTGCTCGACGTGCTCGACCCGGAGGCGCCGTTCGCGCAGTTCGCGCAGATCGTCGGCGAGCACGGACCCGAGGGCGCGGTGCGCGCCGTGGTCGGCCTCGCGCGCGACGCGAAGGCGTCGGACGACATCACGGTGCTCGTCGTCAGGCGCACGGCATGA
- the ligD gene encoding non-homologous end-joining DNA ligase — translation MAGAQHAVRIDGRALRLSNLDKVLYPATGTTKGEVLGYVSAIAETMLPYCRDRAATRKRWPDGVGESGEGPSFFQKDIGDDAPSWVARGRIAHRDHLNAYPMVNDESTLVWLTQLAALEIHVPQWRFDRAAAEPPGEHGGVEGAADPRRAPDRLVLDLDPGPGVDLRQCARVAFLVRDLLDGMGLDSVPVTSGSAGIHVYAPLDGGQSSEQVSAVARELARALEKDHPGEIISSMQRSLRAGKVFIDWSQNNGSKTTIAPYSLRGRARPTVAAPRTWRELASPHLRHLEFREVLERVERRGDPLAELTRESAAARTSERLEVYRSKRDAQRTPEPVPEAHRRTGGNRTAAARGRAVAAHEGDAAEGPVFVIQRHEARRLHYDFRLEHDGVLVSWALPKGVPTDPRRNHLAVPTEDHPMEYRTFEGEIPKGEYGAGTVRIWDAGTFALEKWRDDEVIATLTGTVDGGIGGTRTYVLFRTQEDPPQWMIHLKADRADRAGRADRADRADRADRADRAEQPAASTGARAGRPSPGEPLPDAARPMLATRSSAASLEHLDAGDWSFEMKWDGMRAIVALDGDRVTVTSRSGRDVTASFPELRDTAQAVLADSAVLDGEIVALGPGGAPSFSRLQDRMGLTGAREVARARRSAPVRFFAFDVLALNGTDCRALPYDARRELLLESFDDGDDSDGDDGRGEAGGGSGEAGGGGAAAGRGAVAVPPAFAGDAAAALAASRELGLEGVVAKRRTSPYRAGTRSSEWLKVPLAETTEAVVIGWRASDADPSGFASLLIAIPGERGLQYAGRVASGFSASVRRQVRRVLAADERAEPAFDVPSEARREAHWVAPRRVGEVTFRERTPEGRLRHAAWRGWRPDRDVSEFLGGP, via the coding sequence ATGGCCGGTGCACAGCACGCGGTGCGCATCGACGGGCGCGCCCTCCGTTTGTCGAACCTCGACAAGGTGCTGTACCCCGCAACCGGGACGACGAAGGGCGAGGTGCTCGGCTACGTGAGCGCCATCGCCGAGACCATGCTCCCCTACTGCCGCGACCGCGCCGCCACGCGCAAGCGCTGGCCCGACGGCGTGGGCGAGAGCGGCGAGGGCCCGAGCTTCTTCCAGAAGGACATCGGAGATGATGCGCCGTCATGGGTCGCCCGCGGCCGCATCGCGCACCGCGATCATCTCAACGCGTACCCGATGGTGAACGACGAGTCGACGCTCGTCTGGCTCACGCAACTCGCGGCGCTCGAAATCCATGTGCCGCAGTGGCGGTTCGATCGGGCGGCGGCCGAGCCGCCCGGCGAGCACGGCGGGGTCGAGGGGGCGGCAGACCCGAGACGGGCGCCGGATCGCCTCGTGCTCGACCTCGATCCGGGCCCCGGGGTCGACCTGCGGCAGTGCGCGCGCGTCGCCTTTCTCGTCCGCGACCTCCTCGACGGCATGGGCCTCGACTCCGTACCGGTGACGAGCGGCAGTGCGGGCATCCACGTCTACGCCCCGCTCGACGGCGGGCAGTCGTCCGAGCAGGTCTCCGCGGTCGCGCGCGAGCTCGCCCGCGCATTGGAGAAGGATCACCCCGGTGAGATCATCAGCAGCATGCAGCGGAGTCTGCGCGCCGGCAAGGTCTTCATCGACTGGAGCCAGAACAACGGCAGCAAGACCACGATCGCTCCCTACTCGCTTCGCGGTCGCGCACGCCCGACCGTCGCGGCGCCGCGGACCTGGCGCGAGCTCGCCTCCCCGCACCTGCGCCACCTCGAGTTCCGCGAGGTGCTGGAGCGCGTCGAGCGACGCGGCGATCCGCTGGCCGAGCTGACCCGCGAGAGCGCGGCCGCGCGCACGTCGGAGCGACTGGAGGTGTATCGCTCGAAGCGCGATGCGCAGCGCACCCCCGAGCCCGTGCCCGAAGCGCACCGACGCACCGGCGGCAATCGGACCGCGGCGGCCCGAGGGCGTGCAGTCGCCGCCCATGAGGGCGACGCGGCGGAAGGCCCGGTCTTCGTCATCCAGCGGCACGAGGCCCGTCGCCTGCACTACGACTTCCGGCTCGAGCACGACGGGGTGCTCGTCAGCTGGGCCCTCCCGAAGGGGGTGCCCACCGATCCCCGCCGCAATCACCTGGCGGTGCCCACCGAGGATCACCCGATGGAGTACCGCACCTTCGAGGGCGAGATCCCGAAGGGCGAGTACGGAGCAGGCACGGTGCGCATCTGGGACGCCGGCACGTTCGCGCTCGAGAAGTGGCGCGACGACGAGGTCATCGCGACGCTCACCGGCACCGTCGACGGCGGCATCGGCGGCACCCGCACCTACGTGCTCTTCCGCACGCAGGAGGATCCGCCGCAGTGGATGATCCATCTCAAGGCAGACCGGGCCGACCGGGCAGGCCGGGCAGACCGCGCAGACCGGGCGGATCGGGCAGACCGCGCAGACCGGGCCGAGCAGCCCGCGGCGTCGACGGGAGCCCGCGCCGGGCGCCCATCGCCCGGCGAGCCGCTGCCCGACGCCGCGCGGCCCATGCTCGCGACGCGATCCTCAGCCGCCTCCCTCGAGCATCTCGACGCCGGCGACTGGTCGTTCGAGATGAAGTGGGACGGCATGCGCGCGATCGTCGCGCTCGACGGCGACCGCGTGACGGTCACCAGCCGGTCGGGGCGCGACGTCACCGCGAGCTTCCCCGAGCTGCGCGACACGGCGCAGGCGGTCCTCGCCGACTCCGCGGTGCTCGACGGCGAGATCGTGGCGCTCGGGCCCGGCGGCGCCCCCAGCTTCTCGCGGCTGCAGGATCGCATGGGCCTCACCGGTGCTCGCGAGGTCGCGCGCGCTCGGCGATCGGCCCCGGTGCGCTTCTTCGCCTTCGACGTGCTCGCACTCAACGGCACCGACTGCCGCGCGCTGCCGTACGACGCGAGACGCGAGCTGCTGCTCGAGAGCTTCGATGACGGCGACGACAGCGACGGCGACGACGGGCGCGGCGAAGCAGGCGGCGGGAGCGGCGAAGCAGGCGGCGGCGGTGCCGCAGCCGGGCGGGGCGCGGTGGCGGTGCCGCCCGCGTTCGCGGGCGATGCCGCGGCCGCGCTCGCCGCGAGTCGCGAGCTGGGCCTGGAGGGCGTCGTCGCGAAGCGCCGCACGAGCCCGTATCGGGCCGGCACGCGATCGAGCGAGTGGCTGAAGGTGCCGCTCGCCGAGACGACCGAGGCGGTCGTGATCGGGTGGCGGGCGAGCGACGCCGACCCGTCGGGCTTCGCGTCGCTGCTCATCGCGATCCCCGGAGAGCGCGGGCTGCAGTACGCCGGCCGCGTCGCGAGCGGGTTCAGCGCGTCGGTGCGGCGACAGGTGCGGCGCGTGCTCGCGGCGGACGAGCGGGCCGAGCCCGCCTTCGACGTGCCGAGCGAGGCGCGGCGCGAGGCGCACTGGGTCGCACCGCGCCGCGTGGGCGAGGTGACGTTCCGCGAGCGCACGCCGGAGGGGCGGCTCCGTCACGCCGCGTGGCGCGGGTGGCGGCCCGACCGGGATGTCTCCGAGTTCCTCGGCGGCCCGTAG
- a CDS encoding YaeQ family protein, with protein sequence MAMGSTMHTFEVDLADVDRGVYEQFTLRVARHPSETAPFMITRVLAYCLEYTEGVAFGGGVSTVDEPAVMVRDLTGSLSAWIEVGAPDAARLHSGSKSAERAVVYTHRDPEKVLANWRGKTIHRASQIPLFAVDPALVAGAADALERRNALSVSRTEGQLYLDLNGANLSGALAEHRIAEPSA encoded by the coding sequence ATGGCAATGGGATCGACGATGCACACCTTCGAAGTGGACCTGGCAGACGTGGATCGCGGGGTGTACGAGCAGTTCACGCTGCGCGTCGCCCGGCACCCCTCTGAAACGGCCCCCTTCATGATCACGCGCGTGCTCGCCTACTGCCTCGAGTACACCGAGGGCGTCGCGTTCGGCGGTGGCGTGTCGACCGTCGACGAACCGGCGGTGATGGTGCGCGACCTGACCGGCTCGCTGTCGGCCTGGATCGAGGTCGGAGCACCCGACGCCGCCCGTCTGCACTCCGGGAGCAAGTCGGCGGAGCGCGCCGTCGTGTACACCCACCGCGACCCCGAGAAGGTGCTGGCGAACTGGCGGGGCAAGACGATTCATCGCGCGTCGCAGATACCGCTCTTCGCGGTCGATCCCGCCCTCGTCGCGGGCGCGGCCGACGCCCTCGAGCGGCGCAACGCGCTCTCCGTCTCGCGCACCGAGGGCCAGCTGTACCTCGACCTGAACGGGGCGAACCTGTCGGGTGCGCTCGCGGAGCACCGCATCGCGGAGCCGAGCGCCTAG
- a CDS encoding DUF308 domain-containing protein yields MSLPHMPVPMRGGSDGADRAQPAFPKGTVIAVGAIVAVIGLGLVVWPFFSASWILVVLFASALIANGAVLLARGRSIGGILLVVAGVIALAFTGATARALVSFAGFGLIAFGALWLAVGLRFARHRPSIGIVPGAVLLAGGILALLWPGVALSIAAVVAGLVLTAVGVAIIWGATRPRRVDPGATTIIL; encoded by the coding sequence GTGTCCCTGCCCCACATGCCCGTACCGATGCGCGGCGGCTCCGACGGGGCCGACCGTGCTCAGCCCGCGTTCCCGAAGGGCACGGTGATCGCGGTCGGCGCGATCGTCGCCGTGATCGGACTGGGCCTCGTCGTATGGCCGTTCTTCTCGGCGAGCTGGATCCTGGTGGTGCTGTTCGCCTCGGCCCTCATCGCGAACGGCGCGGTGCTGCTCGCTCGCGGCAGATCGATCGGCGGCATCCTGCTCGTCGTCGCAGGAGTCATCGCCCTCGCCTTCACTGGCGCCACTGCACGCGCGCTGGTGAGCTTCGCCGGGTTCGGGCTGATCGCGTTCGGCGCGCTCTGGCTCGCCGTCGGTCTGCGATTCGCCCGGCACCGGCCGAGCATCGGGATCGTGCCGGGAGCGGTGCTGCTCGCGGGCGGCATTCTCGCGCTCCTCTGGCCGGGGGTGGCGCTGTCGATCGCCGCGGTCGTCGCGGGCCTCGTGCTCACCGCCGTCGGCGTCGCGATCATCTGGGGGGCGACGCGCCCGCGCCGGGTCGACCCGGGCGCGACGACGATCATCCTCTGA
- a CDS encoding GAF domain-containing protein — MDRVARLAKEMFGVPMVSVSLVDRDRQWRKSQIGLGATEAPREDSFCDYTVRQNRMVVVEDASAAEEFADNPFVAGDPHLRFYAGHPLYAPGGEPVGTLCVIDTQPRDFTESQSALLRDLAGWVQAELTRDDELDHAAII; from the coding sequence GTGGACCGGGTGGCACGGCTCGCGAAAGAGATGTTCGGCGTGCCGATGGTGAGCGTCTCGCTCGTCGACCGCGACCGCCAGTGGCGCAAATCCCAGATCGGTCTCGGCGCGACCGAGGCTCCGCGCGAGGATTCGTTCTGCGACTACACGGTGCGGCAGAACCGCATGGTCGTCGTCGAAGACGCGAGCGCGGCCGAGGAGTTCGCCGACAACCCGTTCGTCGCGGGCGATCCGCACCTCCGCTTCTACGCGGGGCATCCGCTCTACGCGCCGGGCGGAGAACCGGTCGGCACCCTCTGCGTGATCGACACGCAGCCGCGCGACTTCACCGAGAGCCAGAGCGCGCTGCTGCGCGACCTCGCCGGATGGGTGCAGGCGGAACTCACGCGAGACGACGAGCTCGACCACGCGGCGATCATTTAG
- a CDS encoding MFS transporter, which yields MHATLPRRRLALFALFFIPGLTIASWVTRTPAIRDLLQLSTAEMGLVLFGLSAGSMIGILASGPLVARLGARPLILAGTLGVILSMPTIGWGSATGAPLAVTAGLFVFGLGMGGSEIAMNVEGADIERGFGRPVLPALHGCFSLGTVVGATAGIGFTALAVPVVWHLGAVGAIATAGLIAAIPHVAPGVGIAPRDTAKPSRGGRLRSVLDGRLIIIGVVVLAMAFAEGTANDWLPLVMVDGHGFDPALGSAVYAVFAAAMTIGRFAGGPFIERFGRPAVLCASAVSGVVGLAIVIFVDHQVAAGAAVILWGLGASLGLPVALSVAGASGPDPATRVAIVATLGYVAFLVGPPLLGFIGEHAGLRSALLAPLALMAVAILLAPYVAERRSVERRAEAPAA from the coding sequence GTGCACGCAACTCTCCCCCGGCGCCGCCTCGCGCTGTTCGCGCTGTTCTTCATCCCCGGCCTCACCATCGCGTCATGGGTCACGCGCACCCCGGCGATCCGGGACCTGCTGCAGCTCTCGACCGCGGAGATGGGGCTCGTGCTCTTCGGCCTGTCGGCGGGCTCCATGATCGGCATCCTCGCATCGGGCCCGCTCGTGGCTCGTCTCGGTGCGCGCCCGCTCATCCTCGCCGGCACCCTCGGAGTGATTCTCAGCATGCCCACGATCGGCTGGGGCTCGGCGACCGGGGCACCCCTCGCAGTGACCGCCGGACTGTTCGTCTTCGGTCTCGGCATGGGCGGAAGCGAGATCGCGATGAACGTGGAGGGGGCCGACATCGAGCGCGGCTTCGGCCGGCCGGTGCTGCCGGCCCTGCACGGCTGCTTCAGCCTGGGAACGGTCGTCGGCGCGACGGCCGGCATCGGGTTCACCGCGCTCGCGGTTCCGGTGGTCTGGCATCTCGGCGCCGTCGGCGCGATCGCCACCGCGGGGCTCATCGCCGCGATCCCGCACGTGGCGCCCGGCGTCGGCATCGCGCCGCGCGATACCGCGAAGCCGAGCAGGGGCGGCCGGTTGCGCTCGGTGCTCGACGGTCGCCTGATTATCATCGGCGTCGTCGTGCTCGCGATGGCGTTCGCCGAGGGAACGGCGAACGACTGGCTGCCGCTCGTCATGGTCGACGGGCACGGCTTCGATCCGGCCCTCGGATCGGCGGTCTACGCGGTGTTCGCGGCTGCGATGACGATCGGCCGGTTCGCGGGCGGACCGTTCATCGAGCGCTTCGGCCGGCCCGCCGTGCTCTGCGCGAGCGCCGTATCGGGCGTCGTCGGGCTCGCCATCGTCATCTTCGTCGATCATCAGGTCGCCGCCGGTGCCGCGGTGATCCTCTGGGGGCTCGGCGCCTCCCTGGGCCTCCCCGTCGCACTGTCGGTCGCGGGGGCTTCGGGGCCCGACCCCGCCACCCGCGTGGCGATCGTCGCTACCCTCGGCTACGTCGCGTTCCTCGTCGGCCCGCCGCTCCTCGGCTTCATCGGCGAGCACGCCGGGCTGCGCTCCGCCCTGCTCGCACCGCTCGCGCTCATGGCGGTCGCGATCCTCCTCGCGCCCTACGTGGCCGAGCGGCGGAGCGTCGAACGTCGGGCGGAGGCGCCGGCGGCGTGA